The following proteins are encoded in a genomic region of Sesamum indicum cultivar Zhongzhi No. 13 linkage group LG8, S_indicum_v1.0, whole genome shotgun sequence:
- the LOC105167663 gene encoding ABC transporter B family member 19, whose product MAEAADHGKAMPESEKKKEQSLPFYQLFSFADKYDYLLMISGSIGAVIHGSSMPVFFLLFGEMVNGFGKNQMDLHKMTHEVAKYALYFVYLGLVVCLSSYAEIACWMYTGERQVGALRRKYLEAVLKQDVGFFDTDARTGDIVFSVSTDTLLVQDAISEKVGNFIHYLSTFLAGLVVGFVSAWKLALLSVAVIPGIAFAGGLYAYTLTGLTSKSRESYASAGIIAEQSIAQVRTVYSYVGETKALSAYSDLIQNTLKLGYKAGMAKGLGLGCTYGIACMSWALVFWYAGVFIRNGQTDGGKAFTAIFSAIVGGMSLGQSFSNLGAFSKGKAAGYKLIEIIKQKPTIVQDASDGKCLSEVNGNIEFKNVTFSYPSRPDIVIFRDFSIFFPAGKTIAVVGGSGSGKSTVVSLIERFYDPNQGEILLDNVDIKTLQLNWLRNQIGLVNQEPALFATTILENILYGKPDATMAEVEAAANAANAHSFITLLPNGYNTQVGERGVQLSGGQKQRIAIARAMLKDPKILLLDEATSALDAGSESIVQEALDRLMVGRTTVVVAHRLSTIRNVDSIAVLQQGQVVETGTHEELIAKAGAYASLIRFQEMVGNRDLSNPSTRRTRSTRLSHSLSTKSLSLRSGSLRNLSYSYSTGADGRIEMVSNAETDRKNPAPAGYFCRLLKLNAPEWPYSIMGAIGSVLSGFIGPTFALVMSNMIEVFYYTNPAAMERKTKEYVFIYIGAGLYAVVAYLIQHYFFSIMGENLTTRVRRMMLAAILRNEVGWFDEEENNSSLLAARLATDAADVKSAIAERISVILQNMTSLLTSFIVAFIVEWRVSLLILATFPLLVLANFAQQLSLKGFAGDTAKAHAKTSMIAGEGVSNIRTVAAFNAQEKILSLFAHELHIPQRRSLRRSLCSGLLFGLSQLALYGSEALILWYGAHLVSIGASTFSKVIKVFVVLVVTANSVAETVSLAPEIVRGGEAVGSVFSILDRPTRIDPDDPEAEHVESIRGEIELRHVDFAYPSRPDVPVFKDFNLRIRAGQSQALVGASGSGKSSVIALIERFYDPIIGKVMIDGKDIRRLNLKSLRLKIGLVQQEPALFASSIFDNIAYGKEGATEAEVVEAARAANVHTFVSGLPDGYKTPVGERGVQLSGGQKQRIAIARAILKDPSILLLDEATSALDAESECVLQEALERLMRGRTTIVVAHRLSTIRGVDSIGVVQDGRIVEQGSHGDLISRPDGAYSRLLQLQRHRI is encoded by the exons ATGGCGGAGGCAGCTGATCATGGGAAAGCAATGCCGGAGtctgagaagaagaaagagcaGAGCCTGCCGTTTTACCAGCTATTTTCGTTTGCAGATAAATATGATTACTTGCTGATGATCTCTGGCAGCATTGGGGCCGTCATACACGGGTCTTCAATGCCTGTTTTCTTCTTGCTTTTCGGTGAGATGGTCAATGGTTTTGGTAAAAACCAAATGGATTTGCACAAAATGACACACGAAGTTGCCAAG TACGCTCTGTATTTCGTGTATCTTGGATTGGTAGTCTGCCTTTCATCCTATGCAG aGATTGCATGCTGGATGTACACTGGGGAGAGGCAAGTGGGCGCGCTGAGGAGGAAGTATTTGGAGGCAGTGTTGAAACAGGACGTGGGTTTCTTCGACACGGATGCAAGAACAGGGGATATTGTTTTCAGTGTCTCAACTGATACTCTGCTTGTCCAAGATGCCATTAGCGAGAAG GTTGGAAATTTCATACATTATCTGTCAACATTCTTGGCGGGATTGGTGGTTGGTTTTGTGTCAGCATGGAAGCTAGCTCTACTCAGTGTGGCTGTGATTCCTGGAATTGCCTTTGCTGGAGGTCTGTATGCCTATACTCTTACTGGACTCACCTCCAAGAGTCGCGAATCCTATGCCAGCGCCGGTATCATTGCCGAGCAG TCGATTGCACAAGTTAGGACCGTCTATTCTTATGTCGGTGAGACCAAAGCCCTCAGCGCATATTCagatttaatacaaaatactCTAAAGCTGGGGTACAAGGCTGGAATGGCTAAAGGACTGGGATTAGGATGTACATATGGTATAGCATGTATGTCTTGGGCTCTGGTTTTCTGGTATGCTGGTGTTTTTATTCGAAATGGGCAGACAGATGGTGGCAAGGCGTTCACAGCTATTTTCTCTGCCATTGTTGGTGGCAT GAGTTTGGGTCAGTCGTTTTCTAATCTTGGCGCATTCAGCAAAGGTAAAGCTGCTGGATACAAGTTGATTGAGATAATCAAGCAAAAACCCACTATAGTTCAAGATGCATCAGATGGGAAGTGCCTGAGTGAGGTCAATGGGAACATTGAGTTTAAAAATGTAACTTTCAGCTATCCCTCAAGACCAGATATTGTCATCTTTAGagacttttccattttcttcccGGCTGGAAAAACAATTGCAGTAGTCGGTGGAAGTGGTTCAGGAAAAAGCACTGTTGTCTCCTTGATAGAAAGGTTTTACGATCCGAATCAGG GAGAAATTCTTCTAGACAACGTGGACATAAAGACACTGCAGCTGAACTGGTTACGGAATCAAATTGGTTTGGTAAACCAAGAACCTGCACTCTTTGCCACCACAATACTTGAGAACATTCTCTATGGAAAGCCTGATGCGACTATGGCAGAAGTCGAGGCTGCTGCTAATGCTGCTAATGCTCATAGCTTTATCACCTTGCTTCCAAATGGATACAATACTCAG GTGGGAGAGCGTGGAGTCCAACTCTCAGGTGGCCAGAAGCAAAGAATAGCCATTGCTAGGGCTATGCTGAAGGACCCAAAGATACTTCTGCTCGACGAAGCAACTAGTGCGCTTGATGCGGGTTCAGAAAGCATCGTTCAAGAGGCTCTAGATCGTCTTATGGTTGGGAGGACTACAGTAGTTGTAGCTCATCGTCTCTCAACAATAAGAAATGTAGACTCGATTGCCGTTCTACAGCAAGGGCAAGTTGTAGAAACCGGAACCCATGAAGAACTAATTGCCAAAGCTGGGGCGTATGCATCCCTTATCAGGTTCCAGGAAATGGTAGGTAACAGAGATTTGTCTAATCCTTCAACGCGCCGTACACGCTCAACACGGCTAAGCCATTCACTGTCAACCAAATCTCTTAGCCTTCGTTCTGGgagtttgagaaatttgagCTATTCCTACAGCACAGGTGCTGATGGCCGTATAGAGATGGTCTCAAATGCGGAAACTGATAGGAAGAATCCAGCTCCGGCTGGGTACTTCTGCCGACTTCTTAAATTGAATGCTCCTGAGTGGCCTTACTCAATCATGGGAGCCATAGGGTCTGTTCTTTCTGGATTCATTGGCCCAACTTTTGCCTTGGTGATGAGCAATATGATCGAGGTATTCTACTATACAAATCCTGCTGCCATGGAACGTAAAACGAAGGaatatgttttcatttatattggTGCTGGTCTTTATGCTGTTGTGGCATACTTAATTCAGCACTATTTCTTCAGTATAATGGGAGAAAACCTTACTACACGAGTCAGGAGGATGATGCTCGCAG CAATTTTGAGAAACGAAGTTGGATGGTTCGACGAGGAGGAGAACAATTCAAGCCTCCTTGCAGCCCGCTTGGCCACGGATGCAGCGGACGTGAAATCTGCCATTGCCGAAAGGATATCTGTTATATTGCAGAACATGACTTCTCTTCTCACTTCTTTCATAGTTGCCTTCATCGTCGAATGGAGAGTTTCACTCCTCATATTGGCTACCTTCCCTCTACTTGTCCTAGCAAATTTTGCTCAG CAACTCTCCCTCAAAGGGTTTGCTGGAGATACGGCCAAGGCGCATGCAAAAACTAGCATGATTGCCGGGGAAGGAGTAAGCAACATTAGAACCGTTGCAGCATTCAATGCCCAAGAAAAGATCCTTTCTTTGTTTGCCCACGAACTCCACATCCCACAACGTCGCAGTCTCAGGCGCAGTCTGTGCTCCGGTTTGCTCTTTGGTCTCTCTCAGCTGGCTCTTTATGGTTCTGAAGCTCTGATTCTTTGGTATGGCGCCCACCTCGTTAGCATAGGCGCATCCACATTCTCAAAGGTCATCAAGGTGTTTGTTGTCTTAGTCGTCACAGCCAATTCAGTTGCAGAAACCGTGAGCCTCGCTCCTGAAATTGTAAGGGGCGGAGAAGCCGTTGGCTCTGTGTTCTCAATACTTGATCGCCCCACAAGGATTGATCCAGATGATCCCGAAGCCGAGCATGTTGAATCCATTCGTGGCGAGATTGAGCTCCGTCATGTTGATTTTGCTTATCCATCACGACCCGATGTGCCGGTGTTTAAGGACTTCAACCTAAGAATCCGAGCCGGGCAGAGCCAAGCTTTAGTCGGTGCAAGCGGATCAGGGAAGAGCTCTGTAATAGCACTGATTGAAAGATTTTACGATCCTATCATTGGGAAAGTTATGATCGACGGAAAAGATATCAGGAGACTGAATTTGAAATCCCTTCGCCTCAAAATCGGTTTGGTGCAGCAAGAGCCAGCTCTATTTGCATCCAGCATTTTCGACAACATTGCTTACGGAAAAGAGGGGGCAACCGAAGCAGAAGTAGTCGAAGCAGCACGAGCAGCAAATGTGCACACGTTTGTTAGCGGACTGCCTGATGGCTACAAAACACCGGTCGGCGAAAGAGGCGTTCAGCTCTCTGGAGGGCAGAAGCAACGGATTGCAATAGCACGGGCGATTCTCAAGGACCCGTCAATCCTTCTGCTTGATGAGGCAACCAGCGCTCTCGATGCAGAGTCAGAATGCGTGCTGCAAGAAGCACTCGAGCGGCTAATGAGGGGCCGAACGACCATTGTAGTCGCCCACCGCTTATCCACAATACGGGGGGTGGACAGCATCGGGGTGGTTCAAGACGGGCGAATTGTGGAACAAGGCAGCCATGGTGATCTCATAAGCCGACCCGATGGTGCTTATTCTAGGCTCTTGCAACTGCAGCGCCATCGCATATGA